A region of Deltaproteobacteria bacterium DNA encodes the following proteins:
- a CDS encoding polymer-forming cytoskeletal protein yields the protein MAEPAPKKAVVGEINTLLGRGSEFEGKLTFEGTVRIDGKLSGEVFSDDVLVVGEGALVQAEIDVGEIIIQGTVIGNIRAKRGIEIHAPGRVKGDLTTPMLQIDKGVIFEGRSFMEGVAGGAKPAPPTPKAPAADAPKPVK from the coding sequence ATGGCCGAACCTGCACCGAAGAAGGCGGTAGTCGGAGAGATCAACACGCTGCTGGGTCGCGGCAGCGAGTTCGAGGGCAAGCTCACGTTCGAGGGCACGGTCCGCATCGACGGAAAACTGTCGGGCGAGGTGTTCTCGGACGACGTGCTGGTCGTCGGCGAGGGCGCCCTCGTCCAGGCCGAGATCGACGTCGGCGAGATCATCATCCAGGGGACGGTCATCGGGAACATCCGGGCCAAGCGCGGCATCGAGATCCACGCGCCGGGCCGGGTCAAGGGCGACCTGACGACCCCCATGCTCCAGATCGACAAGGGCGTCATCTTCGAGGGGCGTTCGTTCATGGAGGGCGTCGCGGGCGGAGCCAAGCCGGCGCCGCCGACGCCGAAGGCGCCGGCCGCCGACGCCCCCAAGCCGGTCAAATAG
- a CDS encoding response regulator, giving the protein MASSAKPKVLVVDDEPDMLDFLERVLRRRFDVYRTGNAQQALAWLEAGDFAVLVTDQKMPRLTGLDLLDRIGDRYPKLVKILISGFTDVPDIERAAAQGRIHNYVLKPVDGERLLEAIDEAYAARDRRAPAPAD; this is encoded by the coding sequence ATGGCGTCGTCGGCCAAACCCAAGGTGCTGGTCGTGGACGACGAGCCGGACATGCTCGACTTCCTGGAGCGCGTCCTGCGGCGCCGGTTCGACGTCTACCGCACCGGCAACGCGCAACAGGCGCTCGCCTGGCTAGAGGCCGGCGACTTCGCCGTCCTGGTCACCGACCAGAAGATGCCGCGGCTCACCGGGCTCGACCTCCTCGATCGCATTGGCGATCGCTACCCGAAGTTGGTGAAGATTTTGATCAGCGGCTTCACCGACGTGCCGGACATCGAGCGGGCCGCCGCCCAGGGGCGCATCCACAACTACGTGCTCAAGCCCGTGGACGGCGAACGCCTGCTCGAAGCGATCGACGAGGCGTATGCCGCGCGCGATCGGCGGGCGCCGGCACCCGCCGACTAG
- a CDS encoding PEGA domain-containing protein, which yields MAERPFGPYRLVHQIAVGGMAEIHLAKTGGIAGFEKYVALKMIHPNFSQDEQFIQMLIDEAKITVQLQHVNIAQTFDLGRVGDTYYITLEYVDGCDLYQLLRRAAERDIDMPMDVAAFIAKEVATGLDYAHRKRDHNGRPLGIVHRDVSPQNVLLSHAGEVKLVDFGIAKATMRARQTAVGVIKGKYYYMSPEQAWGDTVDHRSDIFSTGILLYEMLTGRMLYLEEDMNQLLAMVRRADIAPPTTLRRDIPPQLERIVMHCLQKNPDDRYRSAAELATDLERFLHVYSPVFSASKLAKFMADVLGDGLTPPPVEEPSPQARSAAHITRRLDQSDLVRSRDEFTDENSVIFRVQDMARHMAGADGGGRSPRSTTREVDASDFDDDRTIIDDGPPAFAGVAGAADTVVDDEDDGTTGVRTPAAPAYDDEVTVARAPAGAAGGDDPLEAETVRHPSRLPLRPIPRAPAPPTAALDARVPRPAVSAVRRPRQSRRTPAEGVPAAGDRTPIAALIEEAIAAGPTQTREPGAFAPDEQPTVDALPAALRRGRQTGAQHAPGAPAAAAAPAIASAAVPPLAGGGAPGIPPAFSPPPGAGATARVRALDADALPDAFRVGRPARLPRWVWRAALAAACVAAGVGIGVVALDGGTAPPSAAIEVVSIPEGATVTVNGARQPGVTPLVVGGVHPGTRYRIEVERPGFRRWQRDEEIPVEGGRVTVIAALKPVLVTLHVESTPPDAEVFLNGRSVGRTPLTLSDLDPSAAETIELRRPGYRPERRRLDWSERTEQRQQFTLRR from the coding sequence ATGGCCGAGCGTCCGTTCGGGCCGTATCGCCTCGTGCACCAGATCGCCGTCGGCGGCATGGCCGAGATCCATCTCGCGAAGACCGGCGGGATTGCCGGGTTCGAAAAGTACGTCGCGCTCAAGATGATCCATCCGAACTTCTCGCAGGACGAGCAGTTCATCCAGATGCTCATCGACGAGGCGAAGATCACGGTTCAGCTGCAGCACGTCAACATCGCGCAGACGTTCGACCTCGGCCGCGTCGGCGACACCTACTACATCACGCTCGAGTATGTCGACGGCTGCGATCTGTACCAACTGCTGCGGCGCGCTGCCGAGCGCGACATCGACATGCCGATGGACGTCGCCGCGTTCATCGCCAAAGAGGTTGCCACCGGGCTCGACTACGCGCATCGCAAACGCGACCACAACGGCCGGCCGCTCGGCATCGTCCACCGCGACGTATCGCCGCAGAATGTGCTGCTGTCGCACGCGGGCGAAGTCAAGCTCGTCGACTTCGGCATCGCAAAGGCGACCATGCGCGCCCGCCAGACGGCGGTCGGCGTCATCAAGGGCAAGTACTACTACATGTCGCCCGAGCAGGCGTGGGGCGACACGGTCGACCATCGCAGCGACATCTTCAGCACCGGCATCTTGCTGTACGAGATGCTCACCGGCCGGATGCTGTACCTCGAGGAGGACATGAACCAGCTGCTCGCGATGGTACGCCGAGCCGACATCGCTCCGCCGACGACCCTGCGGCGCGACATCCCGCCGCAGCTCGAGCGGATCGTCATGCATTGCCTGCAAAAGAACCCGGACGACCGATACCGGTCGGCGGCCGAACTGGCGACGGACCTCGAGCGCTTCCTCCACGTGTACTCGCCGGTGTTCTCGGCCAGCAAGCTGGCCAAGTTCATGGCCGACGTGCTGGGCGACGGCCTCACGCCGCCGCCGGTCGAGGAACCGTCGCCGCAGGCGCGCAGCGCGGCGCATATCACGCGCCGGCTCGATCAGTCCGATCTCGTCCGCTCGCGCGACGAGTTCACCGACGAAAACAGCGTCATCTTTCGCGTGCAGGACATGGCGCGCCACATGGCCGGAGCGGACGGCGGCGGGCGGTCGCCGCGGTCCACGACGCGCGAGGTCGACGCATCCGACTTCGACGACGACCGGACGATCATCGACGACGGGCCGCCGGCGTTCGCGGGGGTGGCCGGCGCGGCGGATACGGTGGTCGACGACGAGGACGACGGCACCACCGGAGTGCGCACGCCGGCCGCGCCGGCCTACGACGACGAGGTGACCGTCGCGCGCGCGCCGGCGGGCGCGGCCGGCGGCGACGACCCGCTGGAGGCCGAGACCGTTCGCCACCCGTCGCGCTTGCCGCTGCGGCCGATTCCGCGCGCCCCCGCGCCGCCGACCGCCGCGCTCGACGCGCGCGTGCCGCGTCCGGCGGTGAGCGCGGTGCGCCGGCCCCGGCAGTCGCGCCGCACCCCCGCGGAGGGCGTGCCGGCGGCGGGCGATCGCACGCCGATCGCGGCGCTCATCGAGGAGGCGATCGCCGCCGGCCCGACGCAGACGCGCGAGCCGGGCGCGTTCGCCCCCGACGAGCAGCCGACGGTGGACGCGCTTCCGGCGGCTCTGCGGCGGGGCCGACAGACCGGGGCGCAGCACGCCCCGGGGGCACCGGCAGCCGCGGCCGCGCCGGCGATCGCCTCGGCCGCGGTGCCGCCGCTCGCCGGCGGCGGCGCTCCGGGGATCCCCCCCGCTTTCTCTCCGCCGCCCGGCGCGGGGGCGACGGCGCGGGTGCGCGCGCTCGACGCCGACGCGCTGCCCGATGCGTTCCGGGTGGGCCGGCCGGCCCGCCTGCCGCGCTGGGTGTGGCGCGCTGCGCTCGCGGCCGCCTGCGTGGCCGCCGGCGTCGGCATCGGCGTCGTCGCGCTCGACGGCGGCACGGCGCCGCCGTCCGCCGCGATCGAGGTCGTATCGATCCCGGAGGGCGCGACCGTCACCGTCAACGGCGCGCGGCAGCCGGGCGTGACGCCGCTGGTCGTCGGCGGCGTCCATCCGGGGACTCGCTATCGCATCGAGGTCGAGCGGCCCGGGTTCCGCCGCTGGCAGCGCGACGAGGAGATCCCGGTCGAGGGCGGCCGCGTGACCGTGATCGCCGCGCTCAAGCCGGTGCTCGTGACCCTCCACGTCGAGAGCACGCCGCCGGACGCCGAGGTGTTCCTCAACGGGCGCTCGGTGGGCCGCACGCCGCTGACGCTGTCGGATCTCGACCCCAGCGCGGCCGAGACGATCGAACTGCGCCGTCCGGGGTACCGCCCCGAACGCCGCCGGCTCGACTGGTCCGAGCGCACGGAGCAACGCCAGCAGTTCACCCTGCGCCGGTGA